In one Phyllostomus discolor isolate MPI-MPIP mPhyDis1 chromosome 8, mPhyDis1.pri.v3, whole genome shotgun sequence genomic region, the following are encoded:
- the PPP1R9B gene encoding neurabin-2 → MMKTEPRGPGGPLRSASPHRSAYEAGIQALKPPDAPGPDDAPKAAHHKKYGSNVHRIKSMFLQMGTPAGPPGEAGGGAGPTEAPRASERGVRLSLPRASSLNENVDHSALLKLGTSVSERVSRFDSKPAPSAQPAPPPHPPSRLQETRKLFERSVSAAAGGDKEAAARRLLRQERAGLQDRKLDVVVRFNGSTEALDKLDADAVSPTVSQLSAVFEKADSRTGLHRGPGLPRAVATGAPQVNSKLVTKRSRVFQPPPPPPAPSGDAPAEKERGPGGQQPPQHRVAPTRPPPKPREVRKIKPVEVEESGESEAEAAPGEVIQAEVTVHAALENGSALATTASPAPEEQKAQAAPEKEAATVAAPERGVGNGRAPDVAREEAEESKKEDFSEADLVDVSAYSGLGEDSGGSALEEDDEDDEEDAEPPYEPESGCVEIPGLSEEEDPAPSRKIHFSTAPIQVFSTYSNEDYDRRNEDVDPMAASAEYELEKRVERLELFPVELEKDSEGLGISIIGMGAGADMGLEKLGIFVKTVTEGGAAHRDGRIQVNDLLVEVDGTSLVGVTQSFAASVLRNTKGRVRFMIGRERPGEQSEVAQLIQQTLEQERWQREMMEQRYAQYGEDDEETGEYATDEDEELSPTFPGGEMAIEVFELAENEDALSPVDMEPEKLVHKFKELQIKHAVTEAEIQQLKRKLQSLEQEKGRWRVEKAQLEQSVEENKERMEKLEGYWGEAQSLCQAVDEHLRETQAQYQALERKYSKAKRLIKDYQQKEIEFLKKETAQRRVLEESELARKEEMDKLLDKISELEGNLQTLRNSNST, encoded by the exons ATGATGAAGACGGAGCCGCGGGGGCCCGGGGGTCCCCTCCGGAGCGCCTCGCCGCACCGCAGCGCCTACGAGGCGGGCATCCAGGCGCTCAAGCCGCCCGACGCGCCCGGGCCCGACGATGCACCCAAGGCAGCCCACCACAAGAAATATGGCTCCAACGTCCACCGCATCAAAAGTATGTTCCTGCAGATGGGCACCCCGGCCGGGCCGCCGGGCGAGGCGGGCGGCGGCGCGGGCCCCACCGAGGCCCCGCGGGCGTCGGAGCGCGGCGTGCGCCTGTCGCTACCCCGGGCCAGCAGCCTGAACGAGAACGTGGACCACAGCGCCCTGCTCAAGCTGGGCACCAGCGTGTCCGAGCGCGTGAGCCGCTTCGACTCCAAGCCCGCGCCCTCCGCGCAGCCCGCGCCGCCGCCGCACCCGCCGTCCCGGCTGCAGGAGACGCGGAAGCTGTTCGAACGGAGCGTCTCGGCGGCCGCGGGCGGCGACAAGGAGGCGGCGGCGCGGCGGCTGCTGAGGCAGGAGCGCGCGGGCCTGCAGGACCGGAAGCTGGACGTCGTGGTGCGCTTCAACGGGAGCACCGAGGCTCTGGACAAGCTGGACGCCGACGCCGTGTCGCCGACGGTCAGCCAGCTCAGCGCCGTTTTTGAGAAGGCCGACTCGAGAACCGGCCTCCACCGCGGACCCGGGCTCCCCAGGGCCGTGGCCACCGGGGCTCCCCAGGTCAACTCGAAGCTGGTCACTAAGCGGTCCCGGGTGTTTCAGCCGCCTCCTCCACCGCCCGCCCCGTCGGGGGATGCGCCAGCCGAGAAAGAGCGCGGCCCCGGAGGGCAGCAGCCCCCGCAGCACCGAGTGGCTCCCACCCGGCCGCCCCCCAAGCCCCGGGAGGTGCGCAAGATTAAGCcggtggaggtggaggagagcgGGGAGTCGGAGGCCGAGGCGGCGCCCGGGGAGGTGATCCAGGCGGAGGTGACGGTCCACGCGGCCCTGGAGAATGGCAGCGCCTTGGCAACCacagccagccccgcgcccgaaGAGCAGAAGGCCCAAGCGGCCCCCGAGAAAGAGGCGGCGACCGTGGCGGCGCCTGAAAGAGGGGTGGGCAATGGCCGGGCCCCGGATGTGGcccgggaggaggcagaggagtcCAAGAAGGAGGACTTCTCGGAGGCAGACTTGGTGGACGTGAGCGCCTACAGTGGGCTGGGGGAGGACTCTGGGGGCAGCGCCCTGGAGGAGGACGATGAAGACGACGAGGAGGATGCGGAGCCTCCCTATGAGCCCGAGTCAGGGTGCGTGGAGATCCCAGGGCTGTCCGAGGAAGAGGACCCTGCCCCAAGCCGGAAGATCCATTTCAGCACAGCGCCGATCCAA GTGTTCAGCACCTACTCCAACGAGGACTATGATCGGCGCAACGAGGACGTGGATCCCATGGCGGCCTCTGCGGAGTACGAACTGGAGAAGCGGGTGGAGAGGCTGGAGCTGTTCCCTGTGGAGCTGGAGAAGG ACTCCGAGGGCCTGGGCATCAGCATCATCGGCATGGGGGCCGGGGCAGACATGGGCCTGGAGAAGCTGGGCATCTTCGTCAAGACGGTCACTGAGGGCGGCGCGGCCCATCGGGACGGCAG GATCCAGGTGAACGACCTCCTGGTGGAGGTGGATGGAACAAGTCTGGTGGGAGTGACCCAGAGCTTCGCGGCCTCCGTGCTCCGGAACACCAAGGGCCGCGTGCG GTTTATGATTGGCCGGGAGCGGCCTGGCGAGCAGAGCGAGGTGGCCCAGCTAATACAGCAGACCCTGGAGCAGGAGCGATGGCAGCGGGAGATGATGGAGCAGAGATACGCCCAGTATGGGGAGGACGATGAGGAG ACAGGAGAGTACGCCACCGATGAGGACGAGGAGCTGAGCCCCACGTTCCCAGGTGGCGAGATGGCCATCGAGGTGTTTGAGCTGGCGGAGAATGAGGATGCCTTGTCCCCTGTCGACATGGAGCCCGAGAAGCTGGTGCACAAGTtcaaggag CTCCAGATCAAGCATGCTGTGACCGAGGCGGAGATCCAGCAGCTGAAAAGAAAG CTGCAGAGCCTGGAGCAGGAGAAGGGCCGGTGGCGGGTGGAGAAGGCCCAGCTGGAGCAGAGTGTGGAGGAGAACAAGGAACGCATGGAGAAGCTGGAGGGCTACTGGGGCGAAGCCCAGAGCCTGTGCCAAGCCGTGGATGAGCACCTGCGGGAGACCCAGGCCCAGTACCAGGCCCTGGAGCGCAAGTACAGCAAGGCCAAGCGCCTCATCAAGGACTACCAGCAGAA GGAGATTGAGTTCCTGAAAAAGGAGACTGCACAGCGCCGGGTTCTGGAGGAGTCGGAGCTGGCCAGGAAGGAGGAGATGGACAAGCTCCTGGACAAG ATCTCAGAACTGGAAGGAAACCTGCAAACACTGAGGAATTCCAATTCTACTTAA